In Streptococcus pneumoniae, the sequence AGTATTAGCACCAAGCCTTTTTAATTCTAATATGCTGCTAATCGTTATCATCATAGGGACATTTTACTTTTTTAACCGTGCCCGTTATCTGGGAGTGACCTACTATAGTCGTTTTCATTTTACGATTTTGGGTTGTTTTTTCCTAACCTTGGCTATTACGGCTCTTTTGATGTTGCAGAATTATCAATTCAACATAGAAATTTATCAGCACAATCCTTTGAATTTTAAATACCTGTCTGCTTGGGTCATTACTTATGTCATTTACCTTCCGTGGGTCTTTATTGGCAATCTTGGTCTTAAGAGCTATGGCGAATGGGCTCAGAAAAAATTTGAACAAGATATGGATGAATTGGAGAGTGGAGAATAGCTTGTTACTCTTTTCTCAATCCAGCTAAAATGTGATATAATAGTACTAATTTATTGGAATACATGAAAGTTCTTGAAAATTTTCATGGGTTTCTAGCTAAGGAAGTAGGAAAAGTATGTATCCAGATGATAGTTTGACATTGCACACGGACTTGTACCAGATCAACATGATGCAGGTTTACTTTGACCAAGGGATTCACAATAAGAAGGCGGTCTTTGAGGTGTATTTCCGCCAACAGCCTTTTAAGAACGGCTATGCGGTTTTTGCAGGTTTGGAAAGAATTGTGAACTATCTTGAAGACTTGCGTTTTTCAGATAGTGATATATCCTATTTGGAGTCGCTTGGTTATCATGGGGCGTTCTTGGATTACCTTCGCAATTTCAAGTTGGAGTTGACCGTTCGTTCTGCCCAAGAAGGGGATTTGGTTTTTGCTAATGAACCGATTGTGCAGGTGGAAGGACCTCTAGCCCAATGTCAGTTGGTCGAAACGGCTCTTTTGAACATCGTCAACTACCAGACCTTGGTGGCGACGAAGGCAGCTCGTATTCGTTCGGTTATCGAAGATGAACCCTTGATGGAGTTTGGGA encodes:
- a CDS encoding DUF6773 family protein; its protein translation is MKNRFYYYQLLDEREEQLINKAGSESFYICIALSLLSYIISVLAPSLFNSNMLLIVIIIGTFYFFNRARYLGVTYYSRFHFTILGCFFLTLAITALLMLQNYQFNIEIYQHNPLNFKYLSAWVITYVIYLPWVFIGNLGLKSYGEWAQKKFEQDMDELESGE